A region from the Pseudomonas cucumis genome encodes:
- a CDS encoding 4-hydroxyproline epimerase: MKRITVIDSHTGGEPTRLVTAGFPDLGTGSMAERRKLLAEHHDQWRAACVLEPRGSDVLVGALLCEPVDPSACAGVIFFNNTGYLGMCGHGTIGLVASLAHLGKIGPGVHRIETPVGTVQATLHEDHTVSVRNVPAYRYRKALVLQVPGIGQVVGDIAWGGNWFFLIAEHGLRVAGDNLDALTAYTYAVQQALEAQGIRGEDGGLIDHIELFADDAHADSRNFVLCPGKAYDRSPCGTGTSAKLACLAADDKLQPGQIWRQASVIGSEFEGSYEWQGERIVPTIRGRAFISAEASLIIEQDDPFAWGIRP; the protein is encoded by the coding sequence ATGAAACGCATCACCGTGATCGACTCCCACACTGGCGGCGAACCGACCCGTCTGGTGACCGCCGGCTTTCCTGACCTGGGCACCGGCAGCATGGCCGAGCGTCGCAAGCTGCTCGCCGAACATCACGATCAATGGCGCGCCGCTTGTGTGCTGGAACCCCGTGGCAGCGACGTGCTGGTGGGTGCCCTGCTCTGCGAACCTGTGGACCCGAGCGCCTGTGCCGGGGTGATTTTCTTCAACAACACCGGCTACCTGGGCATGTGCGGCCACGGCACCATCGGGCTGGTGGCGTCGTTGGCGCATCTGGGCAAGATCGGCCCCGGCGTGCACCGCATCGAAACACCGGTGGGGACGGTGCAGGCGACCCTGCACGAAGACCATACGGTGAGCGTGCGCAATGTGCCGGCCTACCGTTACCGCAAGGCGCTGGTATTGCAGGTACCGGGCATCGGCCAGGTGGTCGGCGATATCGCCTGGGGCGGCAACTGGTTTTTCCTGATCGCCGAGCATGGCCTGCGGGTGGCCGGCGACAACCTCGACGCGCTGACCGCTTATACCTACGCCGTGCAGCAGGCGCTGGAGGCCCAGGGCATTCGTGGCGAAGACGGCGGGCTGATCGACCATATCGAACTGTTCGCCGATGACGCTCACGCCGACAGCCGCAACTTCGTGCTCTGCCCCGGCAAGGCCTATGACCGCTCCCCCTGCGGCACCGGCACCAGTGCCAAACTGGCGTGCCTGGCCGCCGACGACAAGTTGCAACCGGGGCAGATCTGGCGTCAGGCCAGTGTCATCGGCAGCGAGTTCGAAGGCTCGTACGAATGGCAGGGCGAACGCATCGTGCCAACCATTCGCGGCCGTGCCTTTATCAGCGCCGAAGCCAGTTTGATCATCGAACAGGATGACCCGTTTGCCTGGGGCATTCGTCCATGA